A genome region from Neosynechococcus sphagnicola sy1 includes the following:
- a CDS encoding calcium-binding protein, with protein sequence MNGGTGNDSLLGGTGNDSLIGTEGNDFLVGGLNDDTYEVDTTGDVIVENANEGIDTVQSSIGFNLTANLENLVLTGSAAINGSGNTVDNFIRGNIAINTLNGGIGNDSLSGSDGNDTLFGGSGNDSLVGGNDPLESINSVAIDNDSLVGESGDDSLYGGVGNDLIYGDDVAGILSGNDLISGGYSNDTLFAGAGNDTLRGDSGLDVILASSGNDFVDGGTGNDTIQGEDGNDTLLGGSGQDILRGDDGNDSLDGGTGNDTLRGGAGNDIVFGSAGNDSLRGEDGNDTLSGVGLGDIGQGAIDTLTGGAGRDRFILGDGANAYYNDGNAASSGFGDYAWIKDFSSSLDVIQLEGSASEYVLGATPIVGVTGTAMYLDSDSSATVSANDELIAIVTGSGGLNLSAGYFQFI encoded by the coding sequence TTGAATGGGGGGACGGGTAACGATTCCCTGCTGGGGGGGACGGGTAATGATTCTCTGATTGGGACTGAAGGCAATGATTTTCTGGTGGGGGGSCTGAATGACGACACCTATGAAGTGGATACTACGGGGGATGTGATTGTCGAGAATGCCAATGAAGGCATTGATACCGTTCAGTCCAGCATTGGTTTCAATCTGACCGCTAATCTAGAGAATTTAGTGCTTACAGGCAGTGCGGCTATTAATGGCAGTGGCAACACCGTCGATAATTTCATCCGTGGGAATATTGCTATCAACACCCTCAATGGTGGCATCGGCAACGATTCCCTGAGCGGCAGCGATGGCAACGATACTCTTTTCGGTGGCTCGGGGAATGACTCCCTGGTGGGAGGGAATGATCCCTTAGAGTCCATCAACAGTGTTGCGATCGATAACGACAGCCTTGTCGGAGAAAGTGGGGATGACAGTCTCTATGGTGGTGTCGGCAATGACCTCATTTATGGAGATGATGTTGCGGGTATCCTGAGCGGCAATGACCTGATCTCCGGTGGCTATAGCAATGACACCCTCTTTGCTGGCGCTGGGAACGACACGTTAAGGGGTGACAGTGGTCTTGACGTTATCCTGGCTAGCAGCGGCAATGACTTCGTTGATGGGGGGACGGGCAATGACACGATCCAGGGTGAGGATGGCAATGACACGTTGCTGGGTGGCTCGGGCCAGGACATCCTTCGAGGGGACGATGGTAATGACTCCCTGGACGGGGGGACGGGCAATGATACCCTACGGGGTGGGGCAGGTAATGACATCGTTTTTGGTAGTGCGGGCAATGACAGCCTCCGAGGAGAGGATGGCAACGATACCCTCTCAGGTGTAGGGTTAGGTGATATCGGCCAAGGTGCAATTGACACCTTAACGGGGGGAGCAGGTCGCGATCGCTTTATCTTGGGAGATGGAGCCAATGCATACTACAACGATGGCAATGCAGCGAGTTCTGGCTTTGGTGACTATGCCTGGATTAAAGACTTTAGCAGTTCCCTGGATGTGATTCAGCTTGAAGGGTCTGCCAGTGAGTATGTGTTGGGAGCAACGCCCATTGTTGGGGTAACTGGCACAGCGATGTATCTGGACTCAGACAGCAGTGCAACGGTGAGCGCCAATGATGAGTTGATTGCCATTGTGACTGGGTCTGGAGGTTTGAACCTCTCGGCGGGTTACTTCCAGTTCATCTAA